From a region of the Cucumis sativus cultivar 9930 chromosome 6, Cucumber_9930_V3, whole genome shotgun sequence genome:
- the LOC101210757 gene encoding indole-3-acetic acid-amido synthetase GH3.10 isoform X3 has translation MATLLLCSLNNPSPLFLSGRQKYVPFTPHSAQTTLLIFRLAAAYRSRVYPIRDGGKILEFIYSSKQTKTKGGITTGTATTHYYASEEFKIKQLKTKSFTCSPQEVITGCDYKQSTYCHLLLGLLYSEEVEFVTSTFAYTIVQAFNQLEESWEEMIHDLSHATLSSRIDIPEIRKAVLKVMSPKPELGWKIRRVCEELMKEGWLGLIPKLWPNCKYVYSIMTGSMQPYLKKLRHYGGGLPLVSGDYGSTESWIGVNVDPYLPPENVTFAVIPTFSYFEFIPLFKQHATTSSADTAIHDFLEGQPIALSEVKIGQQYELVLTTFTGLYRCRLGDVVEVAGFHNKTPKLNFICRRKLVLTVNIDKNTEKDVQLAVERGSQLMSQLSGAELVDFTSYAELSNQPGHYVIFWELKGDVNDKVLGMCCSEMDAAFVDYGYVVSRKANSIGPLELRIVERGSFNKILEHYIGNGAALSQFKTPRCTTNHFLLNILNLSTLKSFFSTAYA, from the exons ATGGCGACTCTTCTCCTTTGCTCACTCAACAACCCATCACCACTCTTTCTCTCAG GCAGACAAAAGTACGTTCCCTTTACTCCCCATAGTGCTCAGACTACTCTTCTCATTTTTCGCTTAGCTGCTGCTTATAGATCCAG ggTTTATCCCATAAGGGATGGAGGGAAGATCCTAGAATTCATTTACAGTAGCAAACAAACGAAAACGAAAGGAGGCATAACAACAGGAACAGCCACAACACATTATTATGCAAGTGAGGAATTCAAAATCAAGCAACTCAAAACCAAATCCTTTACGTGTAGTCCACAAGAAGTGATTACGGGATGTGACTATAAACAATCAACATACTGTCATCTCCTATTAGGCCTATTGTATTCGGAGGAAGTGGAATTCGTGACATCAACTTTCGCCTACACAATAGTACAAGCATTTAACCAATTGGAAGAGAGTTGGGAGGAAATGATTCATGATCTTTCACATGCTACACTGTCTTCAAGAATCGATATTCCCGAAATCCGTAAAGCTGTTTTGAAGGTGATGAGTCCGAAGCCGGAGTTGGGGTGGAAGATAAGGAGGGTTTGTGAAGAGTTAATGAAGGAGGGTTGGTTGGGTTTGATACCAAAGTTATGGCCTAACTGTAAATATGTTTATTCCATAATGACGGGTTCGATGCAGCcgtatttgaagaaattgagacATTATGGTGGAGGATTACCTTTGGTTAGTGGTGATTATGGATCAACGGAGAGTTGGATTGGTGTTAATGTGGACCCATATTTACCACCTGAAAATGTTACTTTTGCAGTAATTCCAACCTTCTCTTATTTTGAATTCATACCGCTTTTTAAACAACATGCTACCACTTCTTCCGCCGATACTGCTATTCATGATTTCTTGGAAGGCCAACCCATTGCTTTGTCTGAAGTCAAGATTGGACAACAGTATGAGCTTGTTCTTACTACTTTTACAG GACTATATAGATGCAGATTAGGAGATGTAGTAGAAGTAGCTGGCTTTCACAACAAAACCCCGAAACTAAACTTTATATGCAGAAGAAAGCTTGTATTAACCGTAAACATAGACAAAAACACTGAGAAAGACGTTCAATTGGCTGTTGAAAGAGGCTCCCAATTAATGAGCCAGCTAAGTGGAGCCGAACTAGTTGACTTCACCAGCTATGCTGAGTTGTCGAACCAACCAGGCCACTACGTCATCTTCTGGGAATTAAAAGGAGATGTAAATGACAAAGTTCTGGGAATGTGTTGCTCAGAAATGGATGCTGCTTTTGTTGACTATGGCTACGTGGTTTCAAGAAAGGCTAATTCCATTGGACCGCTTGAGCTTCGAATTGTGGAAAGAGGGAGTTTTAATAAGATTTTGGAACATTATATTGGAAATGGAGCTGCACTTAGCCAATTTAAGACCCCAAGATGCACTACCAATCACTTTCTTCTTAACATTCTCAATCTATCTACCCTCAAATCCTTTTTCAGCACTGCTTACGCCTga
- the LOC101210757 gene encoding indole-3-acetic acid-amido synthetase GH3.10 isoform X2, with amino-acid sequence MEGEEDIIGWFEQVSSEAALAQSRTLRKILQQNYGVEYLKKWVGDVNIHEIPDDFTLHSIFTSSIPLSSHAHFEPFLQRIADGDSSPLLTQQPITTLSLSSGTTEGRQKYVPFTPHSAQTTLLIFRLAAAYRSRDGGKILEFIYSSKQTKTKGGITTGTATTHYYASEEFKIKQLKTKSFTCSPQEVITGCDYKQSTYCHLLLGLLYSEEVEFVTSTFAYTIVQAFNQLEESWEEMIHDLSHATLSSRIDIPEIRKAVLKVMSPKPELGWKIRRVCEELMKEGWLGLIPKLWPNCKYVYSIMTGSMQPYLKKLRHYGGGLPLVSGDYGSTESWIGVNVDPYLPPENVTFAVIPTFSYFEFIPLFKQHATTSSADTAIHDFLEGQPIALSEVKIGQQYELVLTTFTGLYRCRLGDVVEVAGFHNKTPKLNFICRRKLVLTVNIDKNTEKDVQLAVERGSQLMSQLSGAELVDFTSYAELSNQPGHYVIFWELKGDVNDKVLGMCCSEMDAAFVDYGYVVSRKANSIGPLELRIVERGSFNKILEHYIGNGAALSQFKTPRCTTNHFLLNILNLSTLKSFFSTAYA; translated from the exons ATGGAAGGCGAGGAAGATATAATTGGTTGGTTCGAGCAAGTTTCTTCAGAAGCAGCCCTGGCTCAATCCCGCACTCTCCGTAAGATTCTCCAACAGAATTATGGTGTAGAGTACTTAAAAAAATGGGTTGGAGATGTCAATATCCATGAAATTCCTGATGACTTCACATTACACTCTATCTTCACTTCCTCTATCCCCCTCTCTTCCCACGCCCATTTCGAGCCCTTCCTTCAACGAATCGCAGATGGCGACTCTTCTCCTTTGCTCACTCAACAACCCATCACCACTCTTTCTCTCAG TTCTGGCACTACTGAAGGCAGACAAAAGTACGTTCCCTTTACTCCCCATAGTGCTCAGACTACTCTTCTCATTTTTCGCTTAGCTGCTGCTTATAGATCCAG GGATGGAGGGAAGATCCTAGAATTCATTTACAGTAGCAAACAAACGAAAACGAAAGGAGGCATAACAACAGGAACAGCCACAACACATTATTATGCAAGTGAGGAATTCAAAATCAAGCAACTCAAAACCAAATCCTTTACGTGTAGTCCACAAGAAGTGATTACGGGATGTGACTATAAACAATCAACATACTGTCATCTCCTATTAGGCCTATTGTATTCGGAGGAAGTGGAATTCGTGACATCAACTTTCGCCTACACAATAGTACAAGCATTTAACCAATTGGAAGAGAGTTGGGAGGAAATGATTCATGATCTTTCACATGCTACACTGTCTTCAAGAATCGATATTCCCGAAATCCGTAAAGCTGTTTTGAAGGTGATGAGTCCGAAGCCGGAGTTGGGGTGGAAGATAAGGAGGGTTTGTGAAGAGTTAATGAAGGAGGGTTGGTTGGGTTTGATACCAAAGTTATGGCCTAACTGTAAATATGTTTATTCCATAATGACGGGTTCGATGCAGCcgtatttgaagaaattgagacATTATGGTGGAGGATTACCTTTGGTTAGTGGTGATTATGGATCAACGGAGAGTTGGATTGGTGTTAATGTGGACCCATATTTACCACCTGAAAATGTTACTTTTGCAGTAATTCCAACCTTCTCTTATTTTGAATTCATACCGCTTTTTAAACAACATGCTACCACTTCTTCCGCCGATACTGCTATTCATGATTTCTTGGAAGGCCAACCCATTGCTTTGTCTGAAGTCAAGATTGGACAACAGTATGAGCTTGTTCTTACTACTTTTACAG GACTATATAGATGCAGATTAGGAGATGTAGTAGAAGTAGCTGGCTTTCACAACAAAACCCCGAAACTAAACTTTATATGCAGAAGAAAGCTTGTATTAACCGTAAACATAGACAAAAACACTGAGAAAGACGTTCAATTGGCTGTTGAAAGAGGCTCCCAATTAATGAGCCAGCTAAGTGGAGCCGAACTAGTTGACTTCACCAGCTATGCTGAGTTGTCGAACCAACCAGGCCACTACGTCATCTTCTGGGAATTAAAAGGAGATGTAAATGACAAAGTTCTGGGAATGTGTTGCTCAGAAATGGATGCTGCTTTTGTTGACTATGGCTACGTGGTTTCAAGAAAGGCTAATTCCATTGGACCGCTTGAGCTTCGAATTGTGGAAAGAGGGAGTTTTAATAAGATTTTGGAACATTATATTGGAAATGGAGCTGCACTTAGCCAATTTAAGACCCCAAGATGCACTACCAATCACTTTCTTCTTAACATTCTCAATCTATCTACCCTCAAATCCTTTTTCAGCACTGCTTACGCCTga
- the LOC101210757 gene encoding indole-3-acetic acid-amido synthetase GH3.10 isoform X1 codes for MEGEEDIIGWFEQVSSEAALAQSRTLRKILQQNYGVEYLKKWVGDVNIHEIPDDFTLHSIFTSSIPLSSHAHFEPFLQRIADGDSSPLLTQQPITTLSLSSGTTEGRQKYVPFTPHSAQTTLLIFRLAAAYRSRVYPIRDGGKILEFIYSSKQTKTKGGITTGTATTHYYASEEFKIKQLKTKSFTCSPQEVITGCDYKQSTYCHLLLGLLYSEEVEFVTSTFAYTIVQAFNQLEESWEEMIHDLSHATLSSRIDIPEIRKAVLKVMSPKPELGWKIRRVCEELMKEGWLGLIPKLWPNCKYVYSIMTGSMQPYLKKLRHYGGGLPLVSGDYGSTESWIGVNVDPYLPPENVTFAVIPTFSYFEFIPLFKQHATTSSADTAIHDFLEGQPIALSEVKIGQQYELVLTTFTGLYRCRLGDVVEVAGFHNKTPKLNFICRRKLVLTVNIDKNTEKDVQLAVERGSQLMSQLSGAELVDFTSYAELSNQPGHYVIFWELKGDVNDKVLGMCCSEMDAAFVDYGYVVSRKANSIGPLELRIVERGSFNKILEHYIGNGAALSQFKTPRCTTNHFLLNILNLSTLKSFFSTAYA; via the exons ATGGAAGGCGAGGAAGATATAATTGGTTGGTTCGAGCAAGTTTCTTCAGAAGCAGCCCTGGCTCAATCCCGCACTCTCCGTAAGATTCTCCAACAGAATTATGGTGTAGAGTACTTAAAAAAATGGGTTGGAGATGTCAATATCCATGAAATTCCTGATGACTTCACATTACACTCTATCTTCACTTCCTCTATCCCCCTCTCTTCCCACGCCCATTTCGAGCCCTTCCTTCAACGAATCGCAGATGGCGACTCTTCTCCTTTGCTCACTCAACAACCCATCACCACTCTTTCTCTCAG TTCTGGCACTACTGAAGGCAGACAAAAGTACGTTCCCTTTACTCCCCATAGTGCTCAGACTACTCTTCTCATTTTTCGCTTAGCTGCTGCTTATAGATCCAG ggTTTATCCCATAAGGGATGGAGGGAAGATCCTAGAATTCATTTACAGTAGCAAACAAACGAAAACGAAAGGAGGCATAACAACAGGAACAGCCACAACACATTATTATGCAAGTGAGGAATTCAAAATCAAGCAACTCAAAACCAAATCCTTTACGTGTAGTCCACAAGAAGTGATTACGGGATGTGACTATAAACAATCAACATACTGTCATCTCCTATTAGGCCTATTGTATTCGGAGGAAGTGGAATTCGTGACATCAACTTTCGCCTACACAATAGTACAAGCATTTAACCAATTGGAAGAGAGTTGGGAGGAAATGATTCATGATCTTTCACATGCTACACTGTCTTCAAGAATCGATATTCCCGAAATCCGTAAAGCTGTTTTGAAGGTGATGAGTCCGAAGCCGGAGTTGGGGTGGAAGATAAGGAGGGTTTGTGAAGAGTTAATGAAGGAGGGTTGGTTGGGTTTGATACCAAAGTTATGGCCTAACTGTAAATATGTTTATTCCATAATGACGGGTTCGATGCAGCcgtatttgaagaaattgagacATTATGGTGGAGGATTACCTTTGGTTAGTGGTGATTATGGATCAACGGAGAGTTGGATTGGTGTTAATGTGGACCCATATTTACCACCTGAAAATGTTACTTTTGCAGTAATTCCAACCTTCTCTTATTTTGAATTCATACCGCTTTTTAAACAACATGCTACCACTTCTTCCGCCGATACTGCTATTCATGATTTCTTGGAAGGCCAACCCATTGCTTTGTCTGAAGTCAAGATTGGACAACAGTATGAGCTTGTTCTTACTACTTTTACAG GACTATATAGATGCAGATTAGGAGATGTAGTAGAAGTAGCTGGCTTTCACAACAAAACCCCGAAACTAAACTTTATATGCAGAAGAAAGCTTGTATTAACCGTAAACATAGACAAAAACACTGAGAAAGACGTTCAATTGGCTGTTGAAAGAGGCTCCCAATTAATGAGCCAGCTAAGTGGAGCCGAACTAGTTGACTTCACCAGCTATGCTGAGTTGTCGAACCAACCAGGCCACTACGTCATCTTCTGGGAATTAAAAGGAGATGTAAATGACAAAGTTCTGGGAATGTGTTGCTCAGAAATGGATGCTGCTTTTGTTGACTATGGCTACGTGGTTTCAAGAAAGGCTAATTCCATTGGACCGCTTGAGCTTCGAATTGTGGAAAGAGGGAGTTTTAATAAGATTTTGGAACATTATATTGGAAATGGAGCTGCACTTAGCCAATTTAAGACCCCAAGATGCACTACCAATCACTTTCTTCTTAACATTCTCAATCTATCTACCCTCAAATCCTTTTTCAGCACTGCTTACGCCTga